From the Mya arenaria isolate MELC-2E11 chromosome 17, ASM2691426v1 genome, the window GAACAGGGAAGTAACATTGAAAATGACACCGTTTTACCCATGGGGATCTGACGTAAAATGGAAATACTTAATGGATGGTAACACAGCCCTCCAAACAATGACATggacaaatgtcaaaatatattagATGGATGGgtcattatttttacaatggATGGCTACATCTGCATACAACGGATCTAGCTTCTTCGCCGAATGTTCAACAAACGGAACAATTAAAACACCCATGacatatttgaatatgaaaGGTAAATATCACCgaaccgtttcaaggcggtaaccTCAAATTTCATGTATTGAGTTTGGTGTATTGTGTGTcctgttttgttattgtttgtgtctgtATATATTTAAGTCTCATGACACAATCATGGCAGTTTTTTTGCCACTGGTCCTGCTAATGTAGTTTATTTTGTACTATAACGTGTTTCTgtgcatgtatttataaaacacatatctggaataattgaaaacattgaatgtttatgagctataaatgcaaaaataataagaataccTCAAGCTAATAAATAAGTTCATATCAATTAACTTCtaattgttttaagaatatCTCTGGAAGTTGTTACTTTCCTCTAAACTAAGTTCCATTGTGGATGTGTGCTCTGTAGAaccacattttaaaaatatgattttgctgtgaagtttatatttatttttttgttacaaTTACAGATATTGATGGACCTTGTGGAGCTTTCGTGATTCTAAGTCCTGTTGTTCGAGGCGCGGAAGTCGAACTTGGATATTTTCCTTCTGACCAATCTTTACAGCGCAAAACCTTCACTAAACGAACATGGAAGAAAGATATGCAGAATTTACAGTTGCGAGAAGGTTCTCACAAAGAGGAACTATTATCTGAGTATTTGtacatattgattatatttgACTTTAAAGAAAGTGATAAAGGAACGTATAGCTTATATTGCAATTCAGGTGCCTACACGGACTCTGTGCAGCTTCATATTTCAGGTACCTTGCTTTTACTTCAACGAAAATTCTggcttttatatatttgtaccTACTCAGCTAAAGAAAAAGAGAAGTCATATAAGCAAAAGaataaacttttattatatGTCGTAAACGTTGCTTTTCGACAGGTTTCATGTAATTCAAGGTTAAACGGTattcaaagttattttttatttgcgTTGTTTTTCAGAGCGACCGAGTTACCCTGTTCTCGGGCCAAAGTTTCCTGACTTTAATACAACAGAATGTATTCATGTTTATGTTGGCTCCGACTTGTATTGCAAAACTGAAAATGGAACAGAGCCTGTACAAGTATCACTTTTAAATGGCCAGGACTCATTTGATCTTGCTGGAAGTAAAGGGAACAAAAGTTTGTACCGATTAAAAAAAGTTCACCAACAGATGGCTGGACTTTCTAGACGGAAGGTGACATGTCAGGTTTCAAATGCAGCCCTTGAAAAACCATACGAAGTGCACGGCAACTTATGTAGTGTAGGTGGGCAAATAAGAGATGATTCATTCTTTGTGttggaataataataataattgtgtataaAAGTTGAATGCTGTTTAATCTGTGTGTTTTAATTCTAGAAAAAGGTAGCCTGCCTGTATTAACAGTTCCTGAACAACTTCATGGAGAAACGTCTACATCAATTTGTGAAGTGCGAAATGTTTTCCCAGCTCTGGCAATAGAAATACGCATTGACAAAGTTTTGCAAGCAGATGTTgaacaaattaatatatttaatggatCTTCGTATACGTTCACCAGCATAGCAACGATGACAAAGGCTCACAAAACATGGAATGGAAAACAAATGTGCTGTACCTTGACACCCAAATACGACTTTGGTCTTGAATCTGTGTCAGTATGCAAAAACATCAATATGCAATGTAAGTTAGCCTATCGATTGTTTAAACACGCGTACTAGTAAATATTGAAGCGGGGCAATCCTATTAGGCATAACAAACTTAATATACctatttgtaatttgtattttctGAACTAAAAATAAAGTATCACTTTAAATTGGCCAGAATTAATTTGATCTTGCTGAAAGCAAATGGAACAAAAGTTTGTACCGAATCCAAAACGTTCATCAACAAATAGCTGGACTGTCAAGACAGAATGTTCCATGTCAGGTTTCAAATGCAGCCCTTGAAACACCTTATGAAGTGCATGGCATGCTATGTAGCCAAGATGATACAAATAAGcacactattttttatttatttttttgtgtgttggaaaaatatattagattgtgtacaaaaatgatgttaaatCACTTGAGAATTACAATACAGTGAGATGTTTTACGGTGCCACTTCAATTTGCAGATATCTTGAACGTTCATGGCATGAATGAACTAAATGCATTGTGTGttaaacagttatttcttaAACACTACGCATCCGGAAATAGGCAAAACTGAATGCAGTTAGACATTATCCTATTGTTTATTCTTCCGTATATGCATTTATCGATTATAATTTTCGATTACCCTGTAGATCTTTTTATGGAGACAGCTATTGTAAAGGAGAGCAGTCCTTTAATTCTCAATTTAACCTGCCAATCTGGTGGACCATTCACACCATGTTCAATTGCGTGGAGCAGCAACTCTGTCTATCTTTACCCAATATCGACATCACAATGGACAAAGAACAGTACCTCTGGTTATATAAGTGTTTCAAATGCTCTCTACTTTATTACTAAAGATGTGGACGGAAAACGGATACAATGTTATGCAAAATGCGAGAACGATTCATCTGattcaaaacatgaaacataCACAATTTCGATTAAAGcttttcaatgtacttttgtttcttttttcatatatgAAACGCAATGcataacaacaaaattaatagaTGGACTAAACAATATAGCAAAAAAACTTTTCTAACCAAACTGAATACCTCAGCAGAAACTGTTATCTGATTGCAGAATCAACTACCATCTATGCATCCGTTGTAACCCCACAATGGCATACATTGGTCCTTTATGCCTTATCAGGAACCTTCCTACTTGCACTGGTAACAAAGTTGACCGTGCTTCTCTTGCGTCGATGCAAACCTCATGGTAATTATGGAGTCACTTAAAAGAATATGAGTTTCCtttcaatacatgttttaatttaatagaTTTCTATTGTATTTCAATTTGGGTGATTTGTTATCGCTcgttgtcaatattttattcaaaaacactCATAATGAATCCTTAACTTTATCTCAAGGTTTGATGTTATCGAACGTATTTGATTTCAACTGCTTAGgcatttgtacattttataagCGAGAACATGACAAATATTTAGAGCACATAATAACGGGCAATTTTGTTTGACACAGTGTGTGAAAAGTTTCTACGCCTAAGAGGACCTGTACCTAGCGATCCTAGTAGACACATGTACGATGCTGTTCAGTCTACTGTTGAGACAACTGCGCTTCACGATCTAgtacgtttttattttaatctagtacaatacaatacaatacaatacaatacaatacggGTTTATTTGCAATACAATTTACAGTACAATTGTATGTATTAGAAAAAGATGGAGAGAAAAAATAGTTACActgtttaattaaacttcatacaattttAGTGTAAATGGCTACACgagttgaatattttattacgCATGTGATTGTGTAAAGTAAAGTAccattaaaattatatgaaaattgaaaaaaaatatagttaattTCATTTATGATATTACTTAATATTGCAAAGTATGATTTcttttatctatatttaaacAGATGGTGATATCTATACAATGTTTTCAGTTGCTTTACTATATTTTAGCGAAGAGCTTACACGCGTTGTTTTATCTTAGTCCCGCTTGTAATTTAGTAAAAAACCATGAAATGATATGAACATTCAATAAACAATGTTGATTGTATCAGTTCTGAAAAGGAATCaatgttaacatatttatgtaatcTAAGTTATATTGCATTACTTGAAGAGAAGGCCATCTGCAAATACCCCTGAGAACACATCTCCAATTTCGGTTATGGAAAAAAACCAAGTCCGTTTAAACAGAAACGTATGTCACTACGACTATGTGGATGCCTCATCCGTCCAACAAGACCAAAGGACAAATACAGCGGCTGGAACGTATATACACCCGATATAAAGCAACGTATCTGTCCAATAAAAGTgtgttattgtaaacaaaaccaaaaagtttgtaaatatttttgtaaatattcgtTAAGATGTATATAGTCATAAGAGATTTTGTAAGAACAATGcataacataaaatgtataatttacactagaattctaaataattaatttcatttacgtctttatagaatatatatatatatatattttaattatgtgatttcatattggcctagttatttgtccgaggtaaGCCCTTTCGGGCTTAGGTAATACTGCTGACCCAGGAAAAATAACTCGgtcaatatgaaatcacctaattaataagtattttattaattaactattacgtaTGGTTCGAcaatttggttaaaaacattataataactAACCTCAAGTTTATTTTTGAGGCCTGTTTATCGCCGATTCATTTATTGTGTCTTCCTTTCTAGatttgactttgctgattttgacatgcatcatttagtgacattgcacatacttatgaataaagcgcTGTACCGTCTTCGGAAGGATGtattattgtctttttttcgTAAATCGTATGCCAAAACGTCAAACGTTGCATCTCCGTCGTCCATTTTTTCGGTGTTCACACAAACATTACAGTCGTAAAAACCACCAACAGGTTACGTGAAGTAAACgaaacaaataatgtaataGATTAATAAGGGGCATTGACAAAGAGAAACAAATAAGGAGTGTCACCACGGTATAGACGGAAAGGGTGCCAAATCATTGGCAAATGTAATCATATTTTGATCAGTGACACCATGATATAAACTGAAAAGGACATTCACTTAATCTTTCCATTTAAGGATAATCACTTTCAATTATAACAAAAACTACCAACTTTAAGGtagttttgaatgataaaacatcTGTTTTACGAGGCATAACGATTTCTAGTATATTAATACAAATTTCATTTCTAGTATGTTACCGTTGGGATTTATAGTATATTGATACTGATGTGTTTTGATATGTGGAGTTTTATTTCACCTACTCCTACATTCGAATAGGGCTTTATTcgtcattaaaattaattgcacaaatcaattcaaatttgttttaatacaaaagcAGCAAGAaatcaaaatgcaaaaataagctTCTACAAATGTGAACTTAATAAGCTACTAAGAAACGTAAAAAACTCTTATTCGATCAGCGAAACAAGAACAATTCAAAAAATAGCAACGGCGTTAAAATGAATCCACCTAATGCTGGAAACTATTCAAGAATTTTTACAATGAACCACAGTTCACACAATGCATTCCAGACACAATGCTCAAATATATGAAGACCCTCTAGACAAAGAAACAATTTCGACGAGTTCTTCCAATCCCAGAGCAACATAGATTCAGTGAGTCATCAACTTTCAACCTTGGTAACAAACCCATATTTTCCAAGCATTTCTGATATACAACCTCCCTCCGTGAAACCTCTATAAGTAACCGATTACCTTCGTATTTCCTACAAGGGCAAAGCTTGTGTTTTAATGGAAGTACAAAGACAGTTGAATCTCGCGCTAGTCTGTTACAAGAAGGCCCTCATGATAACATAATCAGCGcttaagtgaaaaaaaacaacatttgtgtgATAAActacaattatgacattttgaaaattttaactTCAAACGGAATGCTCAgctttatttctaaaatagTATTGCCACATAAACTGTATGCACAAGATGCAAATATAACTACGAATTTCTTAGCCAGAAATCGCAGTaagttcttttgaaaaaaaatgttccgGGGGATACATCTCTAAATTCTTGGAAAGTTTATGATAACATGCCATCTGCCTTAGATCTATTTTATGCATGGTTTTATACTGTTATATTTGGTTATAGTACcaaaaaaatcgaaaaacaacattcatgaATATCGAATGCTACTTAAACGTTATTTATAATGGTATCTGGTATAAGGATATCTGTATTCAAAACAATCGTCTTCAAATTCACTTTAGTGCCGTGAATGGACATCTCTTCTCCAAAAACATCGTTAAAAGTCCAATTAGGAAAGAAAAGATACTCATCACTTTTTCTTTACCTGCCAAATGAATGGAAGGGTTTTGTTTAATAGTATTACTCTTCATTTTTTTGTTGGGGATGAACATGCCCTCCTCAGTGTCAACAAGCATGTTTTTAATTAAGAATGGattgtattgtttgttgtgttaatgtttatgctgtagggcacgcgagcaaattccatCTTCGGACATTGTGCCACCCCCCtccaaaaaaaacataaataaaataaaataaaataaataaatacatataaaaacaacaaacatgatGTAATGCTGATACTTTTAACAATCTAATAATGACTGTCTTGTCCCGAAAATTTGATGTGACATATCACATTTAGGGCGGtaaatttgttttagtttgatATCGGTTTCACGAGCTATGCATTTGTTGTGAGAGTTTCAAGTTAAATAACACCCAGTTTTATCGTTTGTTTATCGAAACTATCGACAccgtcccccccccccacccccaccaccgGATGCGATTTAGTCTGTTCGTTCCATCCAAAAATAACCCCACTTTGAAAAAACAACCTGGCGGACAGTGATCCATCACGTGTGTTCAAACACCATTAAGTTAAGACAGGCACACGACCATTTGCGGTATCATTGTTGTTGcggtattattgttgttgttgttaaataatGGCTACACGCAGAAGCTCAATCATGTTATTAAAGCCGTGAACACaaccatgcatttgtttctCCAAGCAAAACATTCGAAACAGGTTTCCAAACCGCCAAAAcccttaaaacaaaaactaaaagtAGTTTGATATCAACAAAATGGCCATAAATGGTATACATACTCCTATATAGCACTCGAAATTTTGATAACATACCGTACAGTTTCATAAATTCTGCTATTCATAGTTTTGCATCATTAAAACCATACGCTTTAAATAAAAACGCATGTTAacacattcaaatataatacatttcatGTCAAGAGtgagaaataaattaaatgaagtgGAATGAAATAATGAGTAAGAGTTCACATAATTAACTATATAGGCgatatgttatacatttattgGAATATATGCaacaaataaaagtatatcGTATGCTATATAAACTTACCGTATAATGATGTATGTTATAATGATACCACATAAAGGGTAAAATCAGATTTTGTCAAGCATGAATCCGAAACAGGTAAACAAccatacaaaatatgtttacattttaattatgttaagatatataaacatacgtatatatgcactgtgctgtttgtggtgttttatGCTGTTGTTCCATGGTTCTGGGTTGTGAttttttctatgtctttggcgtttacactGTGCAATTAAACGtggcttatgtttaaacttttggctactgagcttgtttctgtagtttttttcacataagtatacTATAATTAGTTGCTTCTGAAAGTAGTATATATGCCGTAGAAATcctcatttattttgttaaatcaaacttttagagttattttattgatcgacaatatatttttgtttaattatatgatCCTTGTTTTTTAAGTAAACTGTTATGTAATGGCCATTCTATTTaactaaatatttgtaaattactCAATTACAATTTGCCAATATGCCTATAAAATCTGAACTGACCTGAACATGCGCATTCatagtttttgttgtttactaTTATAGAAATGgtgtaaataattttgagaCACCAAGCTTTATATGTGACTCAAAATGCACAGGAAATGAAATACACGGCTATGAACAGTTTTGTAACACAAAGGCCATATTTCATGAATGATGTTAAATttcgttttcatttcatttaacagATAATCATGActatacataaataaatctCGGACCGTTGAACATATATCTAACATGTTGTTGTGCTTTGCAAGTATATTCAATTGACCAAGTATACTTTAAATAGtctaattgtttaatttttttctcGTGAACATGTTGAAGTGCTCTTAACTGTCTtcatataaataagaaataaagaaaCCCATGCtgtttttagactatctgcgcatgcgcgcaggaagtcttaagaccacaaactccaaagaactacttatattcatgtcgttttaacccattttttgtctcaatgcgctctatgtttagcagaatgacgtaaAAACCATACAAATGGATTGGTCGTGatgcagtccgagtatgagtttttgcttgttcggctatttccgctcTGTGATTAtatatcccggcgttttatttttagcagaatataactatttttagatcgttatatttatcagattaatgagggtcaagataatggaggctctggtaggaagataacatacagtattgatattcactctagtttagcccatgatgtttcagaaattattaccgaccgcaagtgtcacatcgcctgcaggatttgttatttaaacctgACGTGACACTGAAGCATGCTTTTTTGTAATGGTGATTTTTTATTagacttttatgagataagaaacaaatataattattttcttagtgttaaaaaagttgtatctcaggtttcgcattgctaatgcttcaaaaactatacattataattcacctgctacacaataacaagatactattcattatatgattttaggcgtttatatttctaataagaagttttcatttttgcataaaagcttcgttccggtgtattcttggcatagttttagacataaggctttcaatttatataagaactcatgccctgatacgacagtgagccatgcatacgtttggtgaagcaaagtagtttgcggattaaacctgtttaacatccaaagagtacgaagcattcataaAAGCATTAGTACTGTTTTTACAAAGgtacttacattaaacataaataacattaaatttatcaataaactttaaaaagcacaatccTATTCTCATTCATTAACAACAGACTAGTTCAgatattctaaacatagtttctacatacattaactgaccacatgtttgttctcatcgcgggaaaacgaccatctgataagctctgcattttaaaaggtatgattgctaaagttgctcgtaaaaataaaatcattttccttaaagaattaaacgtgtaagttcataaaatatgtctaatgtatgctatctaatcaaagcaccaaAAACATTTAGACGcgattgaaaagagcattttctgtaacttcaaatacatgaggatacgtcgactgaattTATATTAAGCTGTGCAtcttgaatggaattattgctgaagttgtttgcaaaaaaatgattttccctaaacaaaacgtgtatgttaataaaaggaaatgatatctatatatatcatttccttttattaacatacacgttttgtttacagtttcaTAAATTCTGCTATTCATAGTTTTGCATCATTAAAACCATACGCTTTAAATAAAAACGCATGTTAacacattcaaatataatacatttcatGTCAAGAGTGagaaatgaattaaatgaagcggaatgaaataatgagtatGAGTTCACATAATTATCTATACAGGCgatatgttatacatttattgGAATAGATGCaacaaataaaagtatatcGTATGCTATATAAACGTACCGTTTAATGATGTATGTTATAATGATACCACATAAAGGGTAAAATCAGATTTTGTCACGCATGAATCCGAAACAGGTAAACAACCATaccaaatatgtttacattttaattatgtgaagatatataaacatatgtatatatgcactgtgctgtttgtggtgttttatGCTGTTGTTCCATAGTTCTGGGTTGTgattttttctatgtatttgTCGTTTACACTGTGCAATTAAACGtggcttatgtttaaacttttggctactgagcttgtttctgtagtttttttccACATAAGTATACTATAATTAATTGCTTCTGAACGTAGTACATATGCCGTAGAAATTCTCATTTGATTTGAtcgacaatatatttttgtttatttatatgatcattgttttttaagtaACCTGTTACGTATTGGTCATTCTATTTaactaaatatttgtaaattactCAAAGACAATTTGCCGATATGCCTATGAAATctgaactgaactgaacatGCGCATTCatagtttttgttgtttactaTTATAGAAATggtgtaaataattttgaaacacCAAGCTTTATTTGTGACTCAAAATGCACAGGAAATGAAATGCACGGCTATGAACAGTTTTGTAACACAAAGGCCATATTTCATGAATGATGTTAAATTTCGTTTTCACTTCATTTAACAGATAATCATGACTATACATCAATAAATCTCGGACCGTTGAACATATATCTAACATGTTGTTGTGTGTTGCAAGTATATTCAATTGACCAAGTATACTTTAAATAGtctaattgtttaacttttttcttcatataaataagaaataaagaaaCCCATGCtgtttttagactatctgcgcatgcgcgcaggaaGTCTTAAGATCataaactccaaagaactacttatattcatgtcgttttaacccatttttgttttaatgcgctctatgttttaaattagcagaatgacgtcgaaaccatacaAATGGATTGGTCgtgttgcagtccgagtatgagtttttgcttCTTCGACTATTTCCGCTCTGTGATTATATATCctggcgttttatttttagcagaatataactattttcatatcgttatatttatcagattattgagggtcaagataatggaggctctggtaggaagataacatacagtattgatattcactctagtttagcccatgatgtttcagaaattattaccgaccgcaagtgtcccatcgcctgcaggatttgttatttaaacctgACGTGACACTGAAGCATGCTTTTTTGTAATGGTGATTTTTTATTAGACTTTAagagataagaaacaaatataattattttcttagtgttaaaaaagttgtatctcaggtttcgcattgctaatgcttcaaaaactatacattgtaatttacctgctacacaataacaagatactattcattATATGATTTTgggcgtttatatttctaataagaagttttcatttttgcataaaagcttcgttccggtgtattcttggcatagttttagacataaggctttcaatttatataagacCTCATGCCCTAATACGACAGTGAGCcatgcatacgtttggtgaagcaaagtagttcggattaaacctgtttaacatccaaagagtacgaagcattcataaAAGCATTAGTACTGTTTCTACAAAGgtacttacattaaacataaataacattaaatttatcaataaactttaaaaagcacaatccTATTCTCATTCATTAACAACAGACTAGTTCcgatattctaaacatagtttctacatacattaactgaccacatgtttgttctcatcgcgggaaaacgaccgtctgataagctctgcattttaaaaggtatgATTGCTAAAGTTGctggtaaaaataaaatcattttccttaaagaattaaaacgtgtaagttAATAAAATTTGTCTAATGTatgctatctaatcaaagcaccgaaaaacatttagacgcgattgaaaagagcattaactgtaacttcaaatacatggggatacgtcgactgaacTTATAttaagctgtgcattttgaatggaattattgcagaagttgtttgtaaaaaaatgaaactgtacGGTATGTTATCAAAATTTCGAGTGCTTTATAGGAGTATGTATACCATTTATGGCcattttgttgataccaaactacttttagtttttgttttaagggTTTTGGCTGTTTGGAAACCTGTTTCGAATGTTTTGCTTGGagaaacaaatgcatggttGTGTTCACGGCTTTAATAACATGATGGAGCTTCTGCGTGTagccattatttaaaaacaacaacaataataccgCAACAACAATGATACCGCAAATGGTCGTGTGCCTGTCTTAACTTAATGGTGTTTGAACACACGTGATGGATCACTGTCCGCCAGGTTGTTTTTTCAAGGTGGGGTTATTATTGAACGAACAGACTAAATCgcatccggggggggggggaggggtcgATAGTTTCCAAAACAAGTTTTGGTTTTCGTTAAACAAACGAGATAAAACTGGGTTTATTTTTACTTGAAACTATTACAACAAATGCATAACTCGTGAAATCGATATCAAACCAAAACAATTTTTCCGCCCTAAATGTGATATTTCACATCAAATTTGCGGGATAAGACAGTCATTATTAGATTGTTTAAAGTATCAGCATTACatcatgtttgttgtttttatatttttttttattttatatattatttttttatttttttattttttttttgggggggggggcacaatgTCCGAAGatggaatttgctcgcgtgccctacagcataaacattaacacaaGAAACAATACAATCCATTCTTAATTAAAAACATGCTTGTTGACACTGAGGAGGGCATGTTCATCCCCAACAAAAAAATGAA encodes:
- the LOC128224943 gene encoding uncharacterized protein LOC128224943 produces the protein MDGSLFLQWMATSAYNGSSFFAECSTNGTIKTPMTYLNMKDIDGPCGAFVILSPVVRGAEVELGYFPSDQSLQRKTFTKRTWKKDMQNLQLREGSHKEELLSEYLYILIIFDFKESDKGTYSLYCNSGAYTDSVQLHISERPSYPVLGPKFPDFNTTECIHVYVGSDLYCKTENGTEPVQVSLLNGQDSFDLAGSKGNKSLYRLKKVHQQMAGLSRRKVTCQVSNAALEKPYEVHGNLCSVEKGSLPVLTVPEQLHGETSTSICEVRNVFPALAIEIRIDKVLQADVEQINIFNGSSYTFTSIATMTKAHKTWNGKQMCCTLTPKYDFGLESVSVCKNINMQYLFMETAIVKESSPLILNLTCQSGGPFTPCSIAWSSNSVYLYPISTSQWTKNSTSGYISVSNALYFITKDVDGKRIQCYAKCENDSSDSKHETYTISIKAFQ